Part of the Mastacembelus armatus chromosome 6, fMasArm1.2, whole genome shotgun sequence genome, AAATTATTCCAATAGATGAAATTGACTTTGTCCATTTGTAGAAGCAGTGTCAACAGCATGGGTCTGCAGCTCACTTCaggttttttctgtcactatACAATAGTATTGGATGGATGGTCTTTGTTGGGAGGGGTTCCCTATCCCAGGGTGATAAACTGTGATTGGGTTGGCTGTTTAAGAGTATATCCCatttctttcttacttttttttcctttgtagTATTTGGCTCTATTCTGAACCTTTCCACAGCTCTCAGCACAGTTCCCTCATGTGAAGGTGGACAGACGCCTTCAGCCTGTGTCTCGGTAGTTTTGCTCTGTTGCTCTTCAATCTCCTCTCTGAACTTTTCCACAGCTCTCACCACACTTCCCTCATATGAAGGTGGACGGACGCTGACCCTTGTCCAGTCCTTGGTGGGTGGAGCCACTTTCAGGTAGGAGAAGCTCTGGAGGAGGTTGAAGTGGTCTTCAGCGTGGGAGAGCTGATCCACCTCAGAGCTCCTCTTCTTCAGCTCAGAGATTTCCTGCTCCAGCTCTTTGATGAAGCcttcagcctgtttctctgtcgttctctgcttctctgtgatGGTCCTGTCAAGTTCAGCCAGGCCTCTGTCAACAGACTCCTTCAGAGCAGTGAAGACCTGAACaccttctgctttctctctgtctgcagcttcATTACTGAGCTTGACTGAATGCCTGAGCTCCTCAATCTTCACTTGTCTCTTCTGGATCATCTGCTGAATTTCAGCCTCAGTCTTCCCCAGCTCTGCCTTCTTTCCTTCATATTCTTCTTTCAGAGGAACAACTTCATGTGTCTTATGGTCTGAATAGGTGCAcagcatgcagacacacatctgGTCGGTCTTACAGAACAGCTCCATCAGTTTATCGTGCTTCGTACACATCCTTTCTTCCAGGTTGTCCACAGGCTCGAtcagctgatgtcttttcaggccCGACATTGTCAGATGAGGCTCCAGGTGAGTCTCACAGTAGGAGACCagacacaccaggcaggacttCAAGGCCTTCAGTTTGATTCCAGGGCAGACGTCACAGGGAACTTCTCCTGGTCTGGCAGCTCTTtgctctgagctgctgctgctggacgtCTGTTGAGCTGACTGTTTGTACTGAGCAGCCATCTCAGATATAAAAGTGTTGACCTGCAGCTCAGGTCTCGGGTTATAAAGTCTTTTACAGATGGGACACTGACACTGGACATTAATATTCCAGTGTTCAGTGATACAGTTTTTGCAGAAGTTGTGTCCACATGATGTGGTGACTGGATCAGTGAACACATccagacagatggagcagagaaacTGATCCTCAGTCAGCAGACAGCTGGCAGCAGACATTTCTACACACTgaggagagaaagtgaaagtaaGAACAGAAAAACTCAGTATAAAGTTTTCAATTGTACATCAAGAAGCACTGAGCTCTGATtaatattttacaataaatgTTTAGTTTGACACGTGTCAACATGAAATGAAGGGAACTTACTTATTCAGAGAGATATTCAAGATCAGTATTATTTTCTTGTTCTCGCGTGTTATTGAAAGAGTAAATATTAAAGTTGTACTCACAGGGTTTGGCAGAGACGCTGCTGTGCTAAAGAGCTTGATAATCtcagtttaatttttcttttgagaGAAACAGGCGGACGAGGCTCGATAGCAGCTCTGCTGTCGCTCAGATGGATTTTAGTTTCACTTCAGGAATAAACTTTCTTTTTCGTTGTTGTCCCACCTCCTGCAGGTGAGGATTCATTGCTTTTCAGGTCTGACCAGATTTGTTACATCCTTTTGCGATGAGGTAGATTTAGTTTGGCACGAAGCATCAAATGTGTGTTACAGTGATTTCAGTTTGTCTAAAGTCGTCAGAGTCCGACAGACTCCAGCTGGAGAATATTGTTTGGTTAAAAACCAGCAGTGGAACGAGCTGGCGGACTCACCATGTAGAAATATCACATGTggtaaaatataattatatttatgtatttagatAGAACAggtttatttatgcatttatgcatctttattagacttagtatcaggctacgtaccacaggcctttaagactgcagtaatcaaacctttactcaaaaagcctagtcttgatccaggagtcttggctaattatagaccaatatccaacctaccatttatttctaaaatccttcaaaaagctaagcagctatcagaccacttagacaggaatgaactatttgaagagcACATcatacagaaacagcactgttaaaagtcaccaacgatcttctcttagcctcagataatggactggTCCTcgtcctggtcctggagctgtaagtggctgatgtgcagttactggtcccaccaacctgcagtgtctatttgttgtttattgttgctgttcttttctctctgctctatccactcaccccaaccggtcgaggcagatggccgcccaaactgagcctggttctgctggaggttttttcttccgttaaagggagtttttcctctccactgtcgccaagtgctgctcataagggaattgttgggtttttgtttataaagtgccttgagatgatttgtattgtgatttggagctatacaaataaattgaattgagttgaattgaatAGATAGAACAGGTTGATTTATGTATTTAGATAGAACAGGTTTATTATAGTGTCATTTTCCAAACACCGataaaacacaagaagaagaagatctaCACATTAGACGCAGCCGTAGCGTGAAATGTCGTAATCAATCACATCTCTGAGCAACACGCATAGCAACCACCTACCCGCTTCTCCCAAAATAAGACTTTAAATAAGAGACACACTGATGGAAAATGGAAAGTGCAGATAGTGACGCAGGACACACCTGATGTCTTTAGCGCCTTCTTAAACCTCTGGACCCAATTGCGGGAGAGCAATGCAGGCAAAAGgtaagtttgatttattttaaaaaagaaaaatgatttgcACACAACCAGGAACACAAAGACCATGAGGGACCAGTGAGGACA contains:
- the LOC113132901 gene encoding E3 ubiquitin/ISG15 ligase TRIM25-like isoform X2, with the translated sequence MSAASCLLTEDQFLCSICLDVFTDPVTTSCGHNFCKNCITEHWNINVQCQCPICKRLYNPRPELQVNTFISEMAAQYKQSAQQTSSSSSSEQRAARPGEVPCDVCPGIKLKALKSCLVCLVSYCETHLEPHLTMSGLKRHQLIEPVDNLEERMCTKHDKLMELFCKTDQMCVCMLCTYSDHKTHEVVPLKEEYEGKKAELGKTEAEIQQMIQKRQVKIEELRHSVKLSNEAADREKAEGVQVFTALKESVDRGLAELDRTITEKQRTTEKQAEGFIKELEQEISELKKRSSEVDQLSHAEDHFNLLQSFSYLKVAPPTKDWTRVSVRPPSYEGSVVRAVEKFREEIEEQQSKTTETQAEGVCPPSHEGTVLRAVERFRIEPNTTKEKKVRKKWDILLNSQPNHSLSPWDREPLPTKTIHPILLYSDRKNLK